In Phlebotomus papatasi isolate M1 chromosome 1, Ppap_2.1, whole genome shotgun sequence, the following proteins share a genomic window:
- the LOC129798202 gene encoding cytochrome P450 6a9-like: MDWYLVLISFVTLLVAGYLYVKKKFQYWEEKGVPYVKPQFPFGILKGMGSTKHSSQIFSEAYKELKGRNTFGGVYFFTQPVVIPTDLELLKNIFVKDFQYFTDRGFYVNEKDDPLSGNLFALSGQRWRNLRNKLSPTFTSGKMKMMHSTIIAVAKEFQNYLEPFAEKKETIEMKDVFARFTTDIIGTCAFGVECNSLKEPDTEFRRIGKRIFEVTPFEMIRLLFLLNFQDFGRMMRMKFNKPDVSEFFMRLLKETTEYREKNNVKRNDFLSLLLQIKNTGKLEGDDTDLGKMTFEELAAQTFLFFAAGYETSSSTMTFALYELAQHQDIQNRAREEVISILKKYNGEYTYEACMEMKYLDRIINETLRKYPVIPNLIRVCHKDYQVPDTKHIIEKGTSVQIPIYAIHHDPEFYPDPDKFDPERFTEENMKNRNSCAWIPFGDGPRNCVGMRFGMMQTRVGLANLLSKYRVKTSPKTPIPMVMDPQTVVLSPKGGMWLHVEKVN; this comes from the exons ATGGATTGGTATCTAGTTTTGATATCCTTTGTTACACTCCTAGTAGCAGGATATTTGTACGTGAAGAAGAAGTTCCAGTACTGGGAGGAAAAGGGAGTGCCTTACGTGAAACCGCAATTTCCATTCGGCATTCTGAAGGGCATGGGCAGTACTAAACACTCAAGCCAGATTTTCTCTGAAGCATACAAAGAACTCAAGGGCAGAAATACCTTTGGAGGTGTTTATTTTTTCACACAGCCCGTTGTTATTCCAACAGATTTggaacttttgaaaaatattttcgtgAAGGATTTCCAGTATTTCACTGACAGGGGATTCTATGTCAATGAAAAAGATGATCCTCTATCTGGTAACTTATTTGCCCTATCTGGACAACGTTGGAGGAATTTAAGGAACAAACTAAGTCCTACTTTCACTTCTGGAAAAATGAAGATGATGCACAGCACAATTATTGCAGTTGCCAAAGAATTCCAGAACTATTTAGAACCATTTGCCGAAAAGAAGGAAACGATCGAAATGAAGGATGTTTTTGCACGATTTACAACTGATATCATTGGAACTTGTGCCTTTGGAGTAGAATGCAATAGTCTCAAAGAACCAGACACAGAGTTTCGCAGAATTGGAAAGAGAATTTTTGAGGTTACACCCTTTGAGATGATCCGTCTTttatttctattgaattttcaagattttggtcgTATGATGAGAATGAAATTTAACAAACCCGATGTGTCTGAGTTTTTCATGCGACTCCTCAAAGAAACCACTGAATATCGTGAAAAGAACAATGTGAAGAGGAATGATTTCCTCTCACTTTTACTACAGATAAAGAACACGGGAAAACTTGAAGGTGATGATACGGATTTGGGGAAAATGACCTTTGAAGAATTGGCCGCACAAACGTTCCTGTTTTTCGCTGCGGGATATGAAACCTCTTCATCGACTATGACATTTGCTCTCTATGAACTAGCTCAACATCAGGATATTCAGAACAGGGCCAGAGAGGAAGTCATTAGTATTTTGAAGAAATACAACGGTGAATACACTTACGAAGCTTGCATGGAAATGAAATATCTTGATCGAATCATTAATG AAACCCTTAGGAAGTATCCTGTTATACCCAACTTAATTAGAGTTTGCCATAAGGATTATCAAGTTCCGGATACCAAACATATTATTGAAAAAGGAACATCGGTGCAAATTCCGATTTATGCAATTCATCATGATCCCGAATTCTATCCGGATCCTGACAAATTTGATCCCGAAAGATTCACtgaagaaaatatgaaaaaccgGAATTCTTGTGCTTGGATCCCTTTCGGAGATGGACCTAGGAATTGCGTTGGAATGCGGTTCGGCATGATGCAAACAAGGGTTGGATTGGCGAATCTGCTTTCTAAATACCGAGTAAAGACCTCACCTAAGACACCAATTCCAATGGTAATGGATCCTCAGACTGTTGTGCTTAGCCCTAAGGGCGGAATGTGGTTACATGTGGAGAAAGTTAATTAA
- the LOC129798208 gene encoding cytochrome P450 6a9-like, which yields MDWNLVLVSVVTILVAGYLYVKKKFQYWEEKGVPYVKPIFPFGILKEMGSTKHSSEIFTEAYKELKGKNAFGGVYFFTKPVVIPTDLELMRNIFVKDFQYFTDRGFYVNEKDDPLSGHLFALTGQRWRNLRNKLSPTFTSGKMKMMHSTIIAVAKEFQNYLEPFAEKKETIEMKDVLSRFTTDVIGNCAFGIECNSLKQPDTEFRRIGKKVFDFSAFETLRFLFLVMFQDLGRLMKMKINKPEVSDFFMRLLKETTEYREKNDVKRNDFLSLLLQIKNTGKLEGDDTDLGKMTFEELAAQTFLFFIAGFETSSSTMNFALYELAQHQDIQDRAREEVNGILNKYNGEYTYEACMEMKYLDQIIHETLRKYPIVDNLFRVCGQDYQVPGTKHVIEKGTLVAIPVYGFHHDPEIYPDPEKFDPDRFTDENIKSRHPYAWIPFGEGPRICVGLRFGMMQTRVGLANLLSKYRVKTTPKTPIPLVLDPSGAVLTPKGGMWLQVEKV from the exons ATGGATTGGAATTTAGTTTTGGTGTCTGTTGTTACCATTCTGGTGGCAGGATATTTGTACGTGAAGAAGAAGTTCCAGTACTGGGAAGAAAAGGGAGTTCCTTATGTAAAACCCATAttcccattcggaattttgaaagAGATGGGTAGTACTAAACATTCAAGCGAGATTTTCACAGAAGCATACAAAGAACTCAAGGGCAAAAATGCTTTTGGAGGTGTTTACTTCTTCACAAAGCCCGTTGTTATTCCAACAGATTTGGAactaatgagaaatattttcgTGAAGGATTTCCAGTATTTCACTGACAGGGGATTCTATGTCAATGAAAAAGATGATCCTCTATCTGGTCATCTCTTCGCCTTAACTGGACAACGTTGGAGGAATTTAAGGAACAAACTAAGCCCTACTTTCACTTctggaaaaatgaaaatgatgcACAGCACAATTATTGCAGTTGCCAAAGAATTCCAGAATTATTTAGAACCATTTGCCGAAAAGAAGGAAACGATTGAAATGAAGGATGTCCTTTCGCGATTTACAACTGATGTTATTGGAAATTGTGCTTTTGGAATTGAATGTAACAGTCTCAAACAACCGGACACGGAATTTCGTAGAATTGGAAAGAAAGTATTTGACTTTTCAGCCTTTGAAACGCTTCGCTTTTTATTCCTTGTGATGTTCCAAGATTTGGGTCGTctgatgaaaatgaaaattaacaaGCCCGAAGTGTCTGATTTCTTCATGAGGCTTCTCAAAGAAACCACTGAGTATCGTGAGAAGAACGATGTGAAGAGGAATGATTTCCTCTCACTTTTACTTCAGATCAAGAATACAGGAAAACTCGAAGGTGATGATACGGATTTAGGAAAAATGACCTTTGAAGAATTGGCTGCACAAacgtttttgtttttcattgcgGGCTTTGAAACTTCCTCTTCCACTATGAACTTTGCCCTCTATGAACTAGCTCAACATCAGGATATTCAGGACAGAGCGAGAGAGGAAGTGAATGGTATTTTGAACAAATACAATGGTGAATACACTTATGAAGCTTGTATGGAGATGAAATATCTCGATCAAATTATCCATG AAACTCTCAGGAAGTATCCCATTGTGGACAATCTATTCAGAGTTTGCGGACAGGATTACCAAGTTCCTGGCACCAAACATGTGATTGAGAAGGGAACATTAGTAGCAATTCCGGTTTATGGATTTCATCATGATCCTGAAATCTATCCGGATCCTGAGAAATTTGATCCGGATCGCTTTACCGATGAAAACATCAAGAGCCGACATCCCTATGCTTGGATTCCCTTCGGAGAAGGTCCTAGGATTTGTGTGGGATTGCGGTTCGGCATGATGCAAACAAGGGTTGGATTGGCCAATCTGCTTTCGAAATATCGAGTTAAGACGACACCAAAGACACCAATTCCTTTAGTTTTGGATCCGAGCGGTGCTGTACTTACCCCTAAGGGTGGAATGTGGTTACAAGTGGAAAAGGTTTAA
- the LOC129798200 gene encoding probable cytochrome P450 6a14 produces the protein MLYATFLSVFVTIAIVGYFYVKKKYKYWEERGIPYLKPTFPLGTSSGIGFKKHVSQVFQETYRELKGKDVVGGMYFLTEPSLLALDLDFIKTILVKDFQYFHDRGVYVNERDDPLSAHLFGITGQKWKVMRSKLSPTFTSGKMKMMHSTIIAVSKEFELFLKPYAKGIEEVEMREILARFTTDIIGNCAFGVECNSLKDPNTEIRRLGKKFFEFGGPIGIMKAIVATAFPKFAKKFRLKITPDDVTSFFMDLLRDTIDYREKNNVKRNDFLSLLIQLKNTGKLEGDDVDLGKITFEELAAQTFLFFGAGFETSSSTMAFALYELALNQDIQDRVREEIHSVLEKHDGEFTYDACMELKYLDRAIQETLRKYPVVDNLIRKTTNDYPIPGTNHVIKKGTGIGIPVYAIQRDPEIYPNPERFDPDRFTEENISKRHPFAWLPFGEGPRSCIGMRFGMMQTRVGLATLINKYRINVTQKTPIPIKFSPSSAFLSVPGGMWLRIEEV, from the exons atgctTTACGCAACATTCTTATCAGTTTTCGTGACAATTGCAATAGTCGGATACTTTTATGTTAAGAAGAAATACAAGTACTGGGAGGAACGTGGAATTCCCTACTTGAAACCAACATTTCCTCTAGGAACTTCATCGGGTATTGGATTTAAGAAGCATGTGAGTCAAGTGTTCCAAGAGACATATCGTGAATTAAAGGGGAAAGATGTTGTTGGTGGAATGTACTTCTTAACTGAACCGAGTTTACTTGCATTGGATTTGGACTTTATAAAAACAATTCTTGTGAAAGATTTCCAGTATTTTCACGATCGTGGAGTCTATGTGAATGAACGAGATGATCCCTTGTCGGCACATCTCTTCGGAATTACCGGACAAAAGTGGAAGGTCATGAGGAGTAAACTAAGTCCAACCTTTACATCcgggaaaatgaaaatgatgcACAGTACTATCATTGCCGTATCTAAAGAGTTTGAACTATTTTTGAAGCCGTATGCAAAGGGAATTGAAGAAGTAGAGATGAGAGAAATCCTTGCCCGTTTCACAACAGATATCATTGGGAATTGTGCTTTTGGTGTGGAATGCAACAGTCTCAAAGATCCAAATACAGAAATCCGTCGACTgggaaagaaattttttgaatttggtgGACCTATTGGTATAATGAAAGCCATTGTTGCAACGGCATTTcctaaatttgcaaaaaaatttagattgaaaataaccCCAGATGATGTCACGAGCTTTTTCATGGATCTACTGAGAGATACCATTGACTACAGAGAGAAGAATAATGTCAAGAGAAATGATTTCTTATCACTGCTCATTCAATTGAAGAACACCGGAAAGCTTGAAGGAGACGATGTGGATCTAGGAAAAATAACATTTGAAGAACTTGCAGCTCAAACTTTTCTATTCTTCGGTGCTGGGTTTGAAACATCTTCATCCACAATGGCTTTTGCTCTCTACGAACTAGCTCTCAATCAAGATATTCAGGATCGGGTTAGGGAAGAAATTCATTCGGTTTTAGAGAAACATGACGGAGAGTTCACATATGACGCCTGCATGGAACTTAAATACCTGGATAGGGCTATCCAAG AAACTTTGAGGAAATATCCAGTTGTTGACAACCTCATCAGGAAGACAACAAATGATTACCCAATTCCAGGAACAAATCACGTCATAAAGAAAGGTACAGGGATAGGAATTCCTGTCTATGCTATCCAACGTGATCCAGAAATCTATCCGAATCCCGAAAGATTCGATCCGGATCGTTTTACAGAGGAAAACATCAGCAAACGCCATCCATTTGCTTGGTTGCCGTTTGGGGAAGGTCCCAGATCCTGTATCGGAATGAGGTTCGGCATGATGCAAACTAGGGTTGGATTGGCTACACTGATCAATAAGTACAGAATCAACGTTACTCAGAAGACTCCaattccaataaaattttcaccTAGTAGTGCATTTCTATCGGTTCCGGGTGGAATGTGGCTGAGAATTGAAGAAGTTTAA